A window of Corallococcus macrosporus DSM 14697 contains these coding sequences:
- a CDS encoding acyl-CoA dehydrogenase family protein translates to MSFFQDPPRLGNQYDDDSLLQSYLARTLPDDLRRGLTDEFLELGDLGGDYFYRFQLRDRLNEPELTQWDAWGHRVDHIEVSPLWKEAEALAARRGLVATAYEQKSAELSRVHQFVLNYLVQPSLDVYSCPLAMTDGAARSLLTLGNQALIDRALPHLTSRNPATAWTSGQWMTERTGGSDVGLTQTVARQTPEGWRLSGTKWFTSATTAQMALTLARPEGNGPGGKGLALFYVETRDAAGKLNGIQINRLKDKLGTRKVPTAELTLDGTLAVPVAGLTDGIRNMAWMLNVTRTWNAVGSAWSMRRALALARDYAQRRVQFGARLADKPLHVDTLAGLEAEFQAGFLLAFRAVELLGRMEAKVATEQELLLQRLVTPLAKLTTGRQVVHVTSEVTESFGGAGYVEDTGIPRLQADAQVLSIWEGTTNVLSLDALRALAKEGTLEALFSEVETRLGQVRDAGLRPCVGAAHAALEHARAWVSGALESPTTLEAGARRFALTLGRTLELALLSAHAQWCLDQGHGPRSRAAARRFASHGVNLIQQEASLEDARLLA, encoded by the coding sequence ATGAGCTTCTTCCAGGATCCGCCGAGGCTGGGCAATCAGTACGACGATGATTCGCTGCTCCAGAGCTACCTGGCGCGCACCCTCCCGGACGACTTGCGGCGCGGCTTGACGGACGAGTTCCTCGAGCTGGGAGACCTGGGCGGGGATTACTTCTACCGCTTCCAGCTCCGCGACCGGCTCAACGAGCCGGAGCTCACCCAGTGGGATGCGTGGGGTCACCGCGTCGACCACATCGAGGTGTCCCCGCTCTGGAAGGAAGCGGAGGCCCTCGCCGCGCGGCGCGGGCTGGTGGCCACCGCCTACGAGCAGAAGAGCGCCGAGCTCAGCCGCGTCCACCAGTTCGTCCTCAACTACCTCGTGCAGCCGTCGCTGGACGTGTACTCGTGTCCGCTGGCGATGACGGATGGCGCGGCGCGCTCGCTGCTCACGCTGGGCAATCAGGCGCTCATCGACCGCGCCCTGCCCCACCTGACGTCCCGGAATCCAGCCACGGCGTGGACGTCCGGCCAGTGGATGACGGAGCGCACCGGCGGCTCGGACGTGGGCCTGACGCAGACGGTGGCGCGGCAGACCCCCGAGGGCTGGCGGCTGTCCGGCACGAAGTGGTTCACCTCCGCCACCACGGCGCAGATGGCGCTCACGCTGGCGCGGCCGGAAGGCAACGGCCCCGGCGGCAAGGGCCTGGCCCTGTTCTACGTGGAGACCCGGGACGCGGCCGGCAAGCTCAATGGCATCCAGATCAACCGGCTCAAGGACAAGCTGGGCACGCGCAAGGTGCCCACCGCGGAGCTGACCCTGGACGGCACGCTGGCCGTCCCCGTGGCGGGCCTGACGGACGGCATCCGCAACATGGCGTGGATGCTCAACGTGACGCGCACCTGGAACGCGGTGGGCTCCGCCTGGAGCATGCGCCGGGCGCTGGCCCTGGCCCGGGACTATGCCCAGCGGCGCGTGCAGTTCGGCGCGAGGCTGGCGGACAAGCCGCTCCACGTGGACACCCTGGCGGGGCTGGAGGCGGAGTTCCAGGCGGGGTTCCTGCTGGCCTTCCGCGCCGTGGAGCTGCTGGGCCGCATGGAGGCGAAGGTGGCCACGGAGCAGGAGCTGCTCCTGCAACGGCTGGTGACGCCGCTGGCGAAGCTGACCACGGGCCGGCAGGTGGTGCACGTCACCTCCGAGGTCACCGAGTCCTTCGGCGGCGCGGGCTACGTGGAGGACACCGGCATCCCCCGTCTCCAGGCGGACGCCCAGGTGCTGTCCATCTGGGAGGGCACCACGAACGTCCTGTCCCTGGATGCCCTGCGGGCCCTGGCGAAGGAAGGCACGCTGGAGGCGCTCTTCTCCGAAGTGGAGACCCGGCTGGGCCAGGTTCGGGACGCGGGCTTGCGGCCGTGTGTCGGCGCCGCCCACGCCGCCCTGGAGCACGCGCGGGCCTGGGTGTCGGGCGCCCTGGAGAGTCCCACCACCCTGGAGGCCGGGGCCCGGCGCTTCGCCTTGACCCTGGGGCGGACGCTGGAGCTCGCCCTGCTGAGCGCCCATGCCCAGTGGTGCCTGGACCAGGGGCATGGCCCCAGGAGCAGGGCCGCGGCCCGGCGCTTCGCGTCCCATGGCGTGAATCTCATCCAGCAGGAAGCGAGCCTGGAGGACGCCCGCCTCCTGGCCTGA
- a CDS encoding GNAT family N-acetyltransferase, which translates to MVEVRSFEGDAKEASQFLNGIWQRTYGAKMALTVWDERFFDWLLFSNPLVDRDYMLGAYSKGKLVGAFFAEPAKIQLGQRQVDGTYGSWATVAPEHRRQGIGVKLSDAMLSRHRERGAALTLACVADGTLGQAFWGQRSHARHLNGLGLWLHVFDRQKVVRWSLSATERAFLTLTRPFQRHRFQEASTEGIRAYEPRDLPQCMALVQQMMRPVNLGYAYTTERLAHQLQYRQTPRTFVLEREGVIQGLVNSYMLQMTARGLLSVGLVDMLAFQAALPLSEQRRLLWVAMQDMVAQGAECAAMLRSPCTPPSLMLRSGWLPFPGGSRVTCLLTTPDVELPASPRVFMHLR; encoded by the coding sequence ATGGTTGAGGTCCGCTCCTTCGAGGGCGACGCGAAGGAAGCCTCCCAGTTCCTCAACGGCATCTGGCAACGGACCTACGGCGCGAAGATGGCGCTGACGGTCTGGGATGAGCGCTTCTTCGACTGGCTGCTCTTCAGCAATCCCCTGGTGGACCGGGACTACATGCTCGGGGCGTATTCGAAAGGCAAGCTGGTGGGGGCCTTCTTCGCGGAGCCGGCGAAGATCCAGCTCGGCCAGCGGCAGGTGGATGGCACCTACGGCAGCTGGGCCACCGTGGCGCCCGAACATCGGAGACAGGGCATTGGCGTCAAGCTGTCCGACGCGATGCTGTCGCGTCACCGCGAGCGCGGCGCGGCGCTCACCCTGGCCTGCGTGGCCGACGGGACCTTGGGGCAGGCCTTCTGGGGCCAGCGGAGCCACGCACGCCACCTCAACGGCCTGGGCCTCTGGCTGCACGTCTTCGACCGCCAGAAGGTGGTCCGCTGGTCGCTGAGCGCCACCGAGCGCGCGTTCCTCACCCTCACGCGGCCCTTCCAGCGGCACCGCTTCCAGGAGGCAAGCACCGAAGGCATCCGGGCCTACGAGCCGCGGGACCTGCCCCAATGCATGGCGCTGGTCCAGCAGATGATGCGCCCCGTGAACCTGGGCTACGCCTACACCACGGAGCGGCTGGCCCATCAGCTCCAGTACCGTCAAACCCCCCGCACCTTCGTCCTGGAGCGGGAGGGCGTCATCCAGGGCCTGGTCAACTCCTACATGCTCCAGATGACGGCGCGGGGCCTCCTGTCGGTGGGGCTGGTGGACATGCTCGCCTTCCAGGCGGCGCTGCCGCTGTCGGAGCAGCGCCGGCTGCTCTGGGTGGCCATGCAGGACATGGTGGCGCAGGGCGCGGAGTGCGCCGCGATGCTGCGCAGCCCGTGCACGCCACCGTCCCTGATGCTGCGCTCCGGCTGGCTGCCTTTCCCCGGCGGGTCGCGAGTGACATGCCTGCTCACCACGCCCGACGTGGAGCTGCCCGCCTCCCCCCGGGTGTTCATGCACCTGCGGTGA
- a CDS encoding Kelch repeat-containing protein, which produces MKRIASFPSLLTLLACAACGPEAVEQAAPSPEVQTAALATPQWLAAAPALTALSDATGQVLVTGGPVGSASTAESELYAPKARAWSATAPLAVDRCLHTATELASGAVLVAGGSNTGMALASVESYNPASKTWSTLAAMNEPRSGHVAVRLPWGHVLVIGGNASTTVTTAELYDPVTNTWTPTGSLLKARSRFNATMLPTGKVVVTGGRDSTFDALTSTEVYNPATGTWFATGSMYTGRADHGAILMPDGRVLVAGGFQTVFPVTKYTSTAELYDPVTGTWTTTSNIEWTGRSDHTLNLLNSGLPIAVGGRFVAGLQFGAFSINGSNLYSPASGTWTYAGSLTTGRYFHESVVLPSGQLLTAGGESRTGGGMPVTTRLASAELYDPATSQWTSTASMLVPRANFTLTPLHTQEVLAVGCGPSGGPSAELYTP; this is translated from the coding sequence ATGAAAAGAATTGCATCATTCCCTTCCCTGCTCACGCTGCTGGCCTGCGCCGCTTGTGGTCCGGAGGCCGTGGAGCAGGCCGCCCCGTCCCCTGAGGTGCAGACCGCGGCGTTGGCCACGCCACAATGGCTCGCAGCCGCTCCGGCGCTGACCGCGCTCAGCGACGCCACCGGCCAGGTGCTGGTGACAGGCGGCCCGGTCGGATCCGCCAGCACGGCGGAATCGGAGCTGTACGCGCCGAAAGCGCGCGCCTGGAGCGCCACGGCTCCGCTCGCGGTCGACCGGTGCCTGCACACGGCCACGGAGCTGGCTTCCGGCGCGGTCCTTGTCGCGGGCGGTTCGAACACCGGCATGGCGCTCGCCAGCGTGGAGTCCTACAACCCTGCCTCCAAGACGTGGAGCACCCTGGCCGCGATGAATGAGCCTCGCAGCGGCCATGTGGCGGTGCGGCTGCCGTGGGGCCACGTCCTGGTGATTGGCGGCAATGCCTCCACCACGGTGACCACCGCGGAGCTGTACGACCCGGTCACGAACACCTGGACGCCCACGGGAAGCCTGCTCAAGGCGCGCTCGCGATTCAACGCCACGATGCTGCCGACGGGAAAGGTCGTCGTCACGGGTGGCCGCGACAGCACCTTCGACGCGCTCACCAGCACGGAGGTGTACAACCCGGCCACCGGCACCTGGTTCGCCACGGGCAGCATGTACACGGGCCGCGCGGACCATGGCGCCATCCTCATGCCGGATGGCCGCGTGCTCGTGGCGGGCGGCTTCCAGACGGTGTTTCCGGTGACGAAGTACACGTCCACCGCGGAGCTGTATGACCCGGTGACTGGCACCTGGACGACCACCAGCAACATCGAGTGGACGGGGCGCAGCGACCACACCCTGAACCTGCTGAACTCGGGCCTGCCGATCGCCGTCGGCGGCCGGTTTGTGGCGGGCCTTCAATTCGGCGCGTTCTCCATCAATGGGTCAAATCTGTACTCGCCAGCGTCCGGCACCTGGACGTACGCGGGAAGCCTGACTACCGGCCGCTACTTCCATGAGAGCGTGGTCCTTCCCTCTGGCCAGCTCCTGACCGCGGGCGGCGAATCGCGCACGGGCGGCGGCATGCCCGTGACCACCCGACTGGCCAGCGCGGAGTTGTACGACCCGGCGACGAGCCAGTGGACCTCGACCGCGAGCATGCTCGTCCCGCGTGCGAACTTCACGCTGACGCCGCTCCATACGCAGGAAGTGCTGGCGGTGGGCTGCGGGCCCAGCGGTGGCCCCTCCGCGGAGCTGTACACGCCGTAA